Part of the Niallia alba genome is shown below.
TGCTCATGACTCCTTTTTTGCTCCATGCTCTTCCATTCTTTAATCGTTTGGCTAATTGATTCATCATCGCCTCTGCACTTCCCATTGGACGATACGCTGTCGTGTCCACACCTTTTTCCTGTAACCAACTACGGTAATCTTTTATGGTTTCCTGATGATGCGTTAAAAAGGCAAGGAAATGCTCTAGTTTTTCTTCTTTTTCTGGTGTATCCATTGTTCCTACTGCGCTATTCAACTCTAGAAGTAATGTTTCTACCTGGTAGTTTCTTAACGCTCTTTTCATGTAGCGGTATCGAGGATGGCTCTTCATTAGTTGCTTCATCGAACGAGCGACATGAAAACGATCCATGGTGAAAAAGGCGCGTTCCCGAAAATACTCCCGACATGCCGTTATCCAGCCTGCTCCATCACCATTAATAATAAGCAAGGTTTGGGTAGGATCATACGCATAATGATTCTGTAAGAACGTTTCAAAGGCTTCCCAAAAGGGTTCTTTTCCTTCATAAAGAAAATGCCTTTTATTTCGGAGCCTGATTCGCTTTCCGTTTTCTTTCCATCCCTCGTGTACAGCGGCGAATTTCAACTCCCATCCACGCTTTTTCTTTTCTTGACTCTTCACATATAATCCATCTACTTCGACAAACAATACCTTTTGAAAAGGGCGTTTTTCCTTAGCGGGAAGTACGCTTGTTTGAAGAAGATGTTGCCGTAATGCTTCGTGGCTCATCGCCGAATAGCCTAAAAATTGTTCGAACGTTTCCACCGCCTTTCGATAGGAGGAGCCATTCGTCGCTAGTTCTAACCCCCATTCTTCTAGTAGCGGACTAAATCCCTTATTCCCCTGAAACTGTAAATAGTGATCTAATAGACAAATATATTTTTTAGTCACACGATCAAAATAATAATTACGCTTCAGCTCCACAGCTCCAAACGCTGTATCTAATCGTATTTCTCGTTTATCACGTAAAGCAAATCTTCTTTTGTCTCGTTGCTTGGCAATCTCTTGATCCCAATTTTCTAACGTTTGAATAAGGATTTCTTGAAACGTCATTTGTAGTGTTCGAAATAAAGTTTTTTCCAATTCTTTTAATGATGGCATTTTTATGTTACATTGATTCATGAGAGCCTCTCCTTTTCGTAGTTTTCTAGTCAAACTCTACTTTACAAAAGGAAGCTCTCTTTTTTAATACTTAATTTTTTCCAGCTACCGCGCTTTCGCTTGGTGGCCTTTTTGTCTAGTTGGGGGACTCGTCCCCCAACTAGACAAAAAGGATATTTATTCTCCCACAAACATTTTACTCATACGCTAGAACAAAAACTATTTGGATTTTTCATGGGGATTGTTCTTGCAATTTTTCTAGGTTGAGTTTAAACTTTATAGATAGGATAATCGCTCGGAAACGGGGGGATAGGATTGACTTCTGAAATGATTATTAATCATAAAGAAAAAGCAAATGAGTTATTGAAAGCAGATGCTGAAAAAATATTAAAACTAATTAAAGTTCAGATGGATAATTTAACAATGCCACAATGTCCTCTATATGAAGAGGTATTGGATACGCAAATGTATGGATTGTCTAAAGAGATAGATTTTGCTATTCGATTAGGATTAGTAGAAGAACAAGTTGGTAAGAAAATTTTAGATGAGTTGGAAAAGGAATTATCGATTTTGCATGAAGCATCTATAAGAAAATAAAAAGTAAACTCAAACAAAAGCAGTCATTGTTTGAGTTTTTTTAGTGGTTAGGTGTATTATTTTAAAATAAGGGAAGTACATACGAATACGCCTAATTATTATAATTGTCTGTTTCCATAGTTGTTTTTTGATCGGAGCAAGGCGGTACTACAATGCCTTGGGAAACGATAAGTATTGTTTCTTCCCCACCGGATAAATAACGAACTTGATATTTAGCGGAAATTTAGTAGAAAATTGCCCAATATTTTAAGAGAATGAACGGAAGTTATCCTTTTCAGCAGGAAATAGATAAGAGACAACGAATACTCTAAATGAGGAGATTGAATAAGGGATGCGGTTGAATGGTAAAGAAGATATTAAAATCGTATGATTATACACTGATTATAGCAATGGTACTATTAATTTTATTTGGGTTAATTATGATTTATAGTGCTAGTATGGTTTCGGCAGTTCAATATTATGGAGAAGATAGTAGCGATTTTTTTTATAAGAGGCAATTTAAATATATATTAGTTGCGGGAATCGCCTTTATTGTTGTAGCAATTTTTCCGTATAAAGCTTTATTAAGTAATAAAATATTAGTCCCAATGGTATTTGGCTCTATTATGTTTTTAAGTGGAATCTTTTTGTTTGGTAGTGTTTATGGAAATGCGCAAAGCTGGTATAAGATTGGGACAGCAAGTCTTCAGCCAGCGGAGTTCGTTAAATTAGCTGTTATTATTTATTTATCGGCTATTTATTCTAAAAAGCAGTCGTATATCAATGAATTTAATAGGGGAGTTGTCCCTCCACTAGCCTATTTGGTTATTGTTTGTGCGTTAGTTACTATTCAGCCGGATTTTGGAACAGCTGCCATCATTTTTATGATTGGTGCAACCGTTATTCTTTGTTCAGGAATGAACTGGAAAAATTTATCGAAGTTAATGCTGATTGGTCTATCATTTCTGTTATTATTAGTTTTCATCATGCAGTTAGCTGGTAAAAGCATCTTTACAGAAAAGCAAATGGCGAGAATTTTTGTTTTTCTAGATTCTCCATTTGCAGAAGAAGTCGTGCAAGAATCTGGTTATCATATGAGTAACTCGCTTATTGCTATTGGCTCTGGTGGTCTTAAAGGGGTAGGCTTGGGACAAGGTGTACAAAAATTAGGTTATTTAACAGATGGTCACACCGATTTTATAATGGCAGTAATTGCTGAAGAATTAGGTATTTTTGGGGTAGGCTTTGTAGTAGTGGGGCTAAGTTATATTGTTTTACGAGGGATTTATACAGGCTTAAAGTGCAAAGATCCTTTTGGGAGCTTATTAGCAATCGGCATCTCCAGTATGATCGGAATACAAGCTTTTATTAATATTGGTGGGGTTTCTGGATTAATTCCGCTGACTGGTGTCCCGTTACCTTTCATTAGTTATGGGGGATCGTCCTTATTGCAATTATCAATTGGAATGGGAATTTTAGTTAATGTTTCGATGTTTGTTAAATATGAAAGAGTTTATAAACCAAAAGAAGAAGGTGTTCCGGATGTTCCAGAGCAGAAGCAATCTACTTCGACTTTTGTACGTCCAAACCGAAATTTTTAATAAAAGAGCAGTTTGTCGACAAAAAGATTTTTGGAAACTCAAATTGAAATTTCATGCGTTGCTTGGAGTGGAAGGGGTGAGACTCCTGTGGGCTCAGCGCGAGCCCCACGGAAAGCGAACCCCTGAAGCGGAAAGCAACATCTCTATTCAAAGGAACTAATAAATATACTATAGACAAACCTCTATATCTAAAATTCAAGGATTTGTCTACAGTCTAAAAAAAGATAGCACCGAAAAAGGTGCTATCTTTTTTTAGTATGTTCTAAAGATAAGAAGGTTTAGAAAACAGGTTGATTCATTTGCTTCCTTGCGAAAAAAAGCTATAATAAGTAGAGTGTCTTTTTCTTTTTAAAACGCTTTCGAAGAAGGTGTTTATAATGTTAATGTTTACCAATAATGTGACAACTGAAGTTTTTTGGGAAAAAAGAGAGAAATATTAGTGGAAATATGTTTTAATAGCAAAAGAGTCTTTTTTAACATTGCTATATTGTTAAATGTGAATAATGACACAATGGAAATGAACGGATTTTTATATAGTAGTATATTTTTTACTGTGTATTGGAAAGGGGAGACATGATCAAATGGCTAATTCTCGCGTTTATCCTGAAGCCAAATTGACAAATAAACAATCAGAAACAACTGCCTGGAAGGATTTTCTCGCATTAATTAAAATAGGAATCGTGAATTCAAACTTAATCACTGTATTTACCGGTATCTGGCTTGCAATAGTTTTCACAGATGTTAAGTTTTTAGAGCAAATTGACACTGTATTATATACATTGACAGGTTCAGGGTTGATTATTGCCGGTTCCTGTGTGTTAAATAATTTTATAGATCGTGATATTGATCCATTAATGGAAAGAACGAAGGCAAGGCCGACCGTAACAGGGAAAGTAAAGCCTGTAAGAGTTGCTGTTTTAGGTTTTGGCTTTCTGTTAATTGGAACACTATTTTTATTATTAACTACCATTACCGCAACAGTTATTGCTTTAGTAGGTGCATTTAGCTATGTTGTGATATATACAATGTGGTCGAAGCGTCGACTTGTATCAAATACCGTTATTGGAAGTTTTTCAGGAGCCGTTCCACCACTAATTGGATGGGCTGCAATTGATCCTGGACTTCATGTAATGGCTTGGAGCTTGTTTTTAATTATGTTTGTTTGGCAGCCTCCGCATTTTTACTCGTTAGCAATTCGAAGAGTGGAAGAGTACCGTGCAGCAGGGATTCCAATGCTTCCTGTTGTTAAAGGGTTTGAAGTAACAAAAAAACATACGTATATATGGATTGTCGCATTATTTCCACTGCCATTTTTGTTATACCAAATCGGTATTCCATTTTTAATATTAGCAACGTTACTAAATATCGGTTGGGTTATTACAGGAATTCGAGCAAGCAAAAAACAAGATGAATATAAATGGGCTACAGCGATGTTTATTTATTCCATCCAATATTTAACGGTTCTATTTGTTTCAATGGTAGTATTTACATTATTCTAAAAGGAATTATCATAAGGGGAGAACATTTCGAGGAGAATAATGTTTGATTTAGAATTTATTAAAGGTTGTTACTTTTTTATAAGTGGAAAGCGAAGTGTATTCCGGCTGCGGGTTACTAGCAGCAAACTTTACGAAAACAACCTTATTTAAAGGGAATTTGGGAGTTTGTTAAACAAAGAGGTAAATACTTTATGGAGTGGGTAGTTTAATGGAATTTACATTACCGATTTTGCCAACAATTAGTACTTCATTTATCATTTTAAGTGCCATTTTTGTAGCAATTGGTTGGGGATTAATTAAGAAAAGAAAAAGAAAAGAGCATCAGACCGTCATGCTTTTTGCAGCAATTTTTGCAGTAATCTTTTTCATCATTTACGCATCAAGAACGATTTTTATTGGTAACACTTCTTTCGGTGGACCTGATGATATTAAAATCTACTATACCATTTTTCTGATCTTTCATATCACTTTGGCAACAATAGGTGCTGTATTAGGGATTATCATGTTGTATACAGGGTATAAGAAACAGTATGCAAAGCATCGAAAGTTAGGTCCAATGACAAGTATTATCTGGTTTATTACAGCCATTACAGGAACAGCAGTTTATTTACTTCTTTATGTTTTCTACCATGGTGGCGAAACAACATCTGTTATAAAAGCAATATTAGGCTTTTAATAGGAAAAGGAAAAATGCTTCTACAAAAAATAGAAGCATTTTTTTATTGCACTTTTATTGAGGAGATGGATTGCTTTAAAAATTAACTTACTTTACATAATTGAAAAAATACTTATTCTATTAAAATTATTTAAAGTAAGTTATACTATTTAGTAAGAAAGCCACATATATTAATAGAAACAATGCTAGAGAGGGGGGAATCCTCTGAAAATTTTATTAAGAACTGTTGTAATTATTGCAGTGTTATCAGCGATTGGATTCTATTTTAGTATAACAGATGACAATAATCAGCCAGATGTACTAGTTGAAAATGGTGATAATCCTACAAAAGTGGAGGATAATCTCAAAGAAGCGAAGGAAAATACGCAAGTTCTTTCAGTTCCTAAAGAAGGTTTGGGAACTTTAATCGGTAAAAGTACAAGTGAACTAAAAAAGAAATACGGAGAACCAGCTAGAATTGATCCATCTGCATATGAATATGATTGGTGGATTTACAATAAGGATGACTCTAAGTATTTTCAAGTTGGAATCCTAGAGGATAAAGTCGTTACTGTTTACGCAATTGGCAACTCAGTGAATATTACTCCTTATAAAATTGGACAAGAAGTTGGAGAGATTTATACGATGACGCCAATTGAAACAAATATTAGTTTTAATTATGAAAACTCCTCCTATCGATTTGAGTTATCAGAGGATGAAATAAATAACCGTCCATTGATTCAAATTGGCGATTATTATGCACAGCTATACTTTGATAAATTTAACGGTACTTTATCAAGTATTCGCTATATGGATGCCCGTACATTACTTCATTTAAGACCATACGAATTAGTTTATCGAGGAGAACTATTAGAGACACAGAATAGTGTGGAAGATAGTGAAGCAATTCAAGAGGGCAATGAACGACAAATATTAGATATGACGAATGTGTTAAGAAAAAGATTTGAACTCAACACTGTGGAATGGGATCAACCTACTGCTGAGGTAGCTTTAGGTCATAGTAAGGATATGTTTGATACAGAAGACTTTTCCCATACTTCTGAGAAGTATGGAGATTTAGAGGATCGTCTAAAAGCAGGAGATGTATTTTATCAAGTTGCTGGAGAGAATATCGCAGCAGGTTATTCAGATGCACCATCTGTAATGGAAGGTTGGCTAAACAGCAAAGGTCATCGTGAATGTTTATTAAATGACAAATTTACTCATCTTGGGGTAGGGGTATTTGATAAATATTATACGCAGAATTTTATTGAAAAATGGTAATGGGATATACACATAACTGTCGACAAACTCAGTAAAGGAGTGGTTGGCAGTTTTTTTTTTGACAGAATTTACCCCACTCTTAACGGACAGTAAGATTCCCCCAAAGCTTATGAGTATAGGAGGAAGATAGGTGGGAGATCAACTGTCCGTAAAGGTCCGATTGGTTCAACTAACCATCAGTGGGGGAGGAAGGAAAACCCCCACTGATGGAAGTTTCACTTTATCTATCCTTACACTTGCCTCATTTAGACCACAGAGGGAATTTTGAAAGGGAAATGCACATTTTTTATCGTGCTATCATACAGTAACATAGGCAGATGTATCAAATTAGAGGTGAAATAATAATGGCTAATAAAAAACTTCATCCTTCTGTAGAAGAATTTAAAGCATTTGTAAAAGAAAATCCTAACGTATTGAAAGAAGCGAGAAGTGGGAAGGTGACTTTGCAGGAATTATATGAAGATTGGTATTTATTAGGTCCAAATGATGCGAGATGGGAAGGATTATTAGATGGTAGTACGATAAACTCCACAAAAAAGGAGGAAGAGACATCATCTAATCGAACTGTCTGGATGTCTAATATCGTTGATACATTAAAAAATATGGACCAAAATCAAATTCAGGGCTATTTAGCAAATTTAAATCAGGCTTTAGGAACAATACAAGGAGTCATTTCTCAATTTGCCCCGAATAGTGGTTCAAGCGGATCTTCTGCGTCAACAGAACAAAAACCTTCTGGCCCATTTTCATTTAGACAAGATTAAAATAGGGGGGATAATATGAGACAAAGTATAAAAGAATATATTGCGCAGAATTCAGAATTGCAACAATTTATCCGGGAACAGCCACAATGGTATAGACAATTAAGCAGAAATCCGAATCAATTAGAAGCCTTTGAGATTGCCTCACTCCATTATTATAAGAAAACCATTCCAGATCATGTACAAAAGTTTTCAAATGGTGTCCAAATGGCTTCGATGATGGTTAGCATGTTTCAAGCAATGAATGCTCAATCTTAATCATACTGTAATAACTGATACTTAGAGTAAAAAAAACATGAATGGTAATACTAACTTAAAAAGAAAATTCATTAATTACCAGGAGTGTTTACAGTGAAAAAAATTCGATTGATTTGTATTCCTGCTTTTCTTCTTTTTGCTGGGTGTGGAAACGATATACCTGATCCAGAAGTAAAACCAAAAAAAGAAGCGAATTATTTAATCCCAACTAATGCGGCTGTACAAGCCTCCTTATCCTATACAGGAAAAGATAATATGGATGTTCATCATATTGTAAAAGGAAACAAAGTGTTCGTTGAATGTAGAGTAAAGGATTATTCGTTCAGAGAAGACAGTAACGGAAAATTAGGAAAAGTAATAGTAGAGGTTGACGGTGCAAAAAAAGAATATTCTTCGGCGGCATTTGTAATCGAAGGACTAAAACCAGGAAAACATACGATCAATCTATCCATAGTTGATGTTGCTAACGAAACAACGAAATATAAAAAGTCATTTCCAATAA
Proteins encoded:
- a CDS encoding ISLre2 family transposase — its product is MNQCNIKMPSLKELEKTLFRTLQMTFQEILIQTLENWDQEIAKQRDKRRFALRDKREIRLDTAFGAVELKRNYYFDRVTKKYICLLDHYLQFQGNKGFSPLLEEWGLELATNGSSYRKAVETFEQFLGYSAMSHEALRQHLLQTSVLPAKEKRPFQKVLFVEVDGLYVKSQEKKKRGWELKFAAVHEGWKENGKRIRLRNKRHFLYEGKEPFWEAFETFLQNHYAYDPTQTLLIINGDGAGWITACREYFRERAFFTMDRFHVARSMKQLMKSHPRYRYMKRALRNYQVETLLLELNSAVGTMDTPEKEEKLEHFLAFLTHHQETIKDYRSWLQEKGVDTTAYRPMGSAEAMMNQLAKRLKNGRAWSKKGVMSMARLWIGLKDDLSIQTIYGKWEKATEKSKKEHRAKRKIPTKLVTETVRQNMPYLNQAIGKPVHFALQGLKGF
- a CDS encoding YlaN family protein; the protein is MTSEMIINHKEKANELLKADAEKILKLIKVQMDNLTMPQCPLYEEVLDTQMYGLSKEIDFAIRLGLVEEQVGKKILDELEKELSILHEASIRK
- a CDS encoding FtsW/RodA/SpoVE family cell cycle protein — protein: MVKKILKSYDYTLIIAMVLLILFGLIMIYSASMVSAVQYYGEDSSDFFYKRQFKYILVAGIAFIVVAIFPYKALLSNKILVPMVFGSIMFLSGIFLFGSVYGNAQSWYKIGTASLQPAEFVKLAVIIYLSAIYSKKQSYINEFNRGVVPPLAYLVIVCALVTIQPDFGTAAIIFMIGATVILCSGMNWKNLSKLMLIGLSFLLLLVFIMQLAGKSIFTEKQMARIFVFLDSPFAEEVVQESGYHMSNSLIAIGSGGLKGVGLGQGVQKLGYLTDGHTDFIMAVIAEELGIFGVGFVVVGLSYIVLRGIYTGLKCKDPFGSLLAIGISSMIGIQAFINIGGVSGLIPLTGVPLPFISYGGSSLLQLSIGMGILVNVSMFVKYERVYKPKEEGVPDVPEQKQSTSTFVRPNRNF
- the cyoE gene encoding heme o synthase is translated as MANSRVYPEAKLTNKQSETTAWKDFLALIKIGIVNSNLITVFTGIWLAIVFTDVKFLEQIDTVLYTLTGSGLIIAGSCVLNNFIDRDIDPLMERTKARPTVTGKVKPVRVAVLGFGFLLIGTLFLLLTTITATVIALVGAFSYVVIYTMWSKRRLVSNTVIGSFSGAVPPLIGWAAIDPGLHVMAWSLFLIMFVWQPPHFYSLAIRRVEEYRAAGIPMLPVVKGFEVTKKHTYIWIVALFPLPFLLYQIGIPFLILATLLNIGWVITGIRASKKQDEYKWATAMFIYSIQYLTVLFVSMVVFTLF
- a CDS encoding DUF420 domain-containing protein, with the translated sequence MEFTLPILPTISTSFIILSAIFVAIGWGLIKKRKRKEHQTVMLFAAIFAVIFFIIYASRTIFIGNTSFGGPDDIKIYYTIFLIFHITLATIGAVLGIIMLYTGYKKQYAKHRKLGPMTSIIWFITAITGTAVYLLLYVFYHGGETTSVIKAILGF
- a CDS encoding CAP domain-containing protein — protein: MKILLRTVVIIAVLSAIGFYFSITDDNNQPDVLVENGDNPTKVEDNLKEAKENTQVLSVPKEGLGTLIGKSTSELKKKYGEPARIDPSAYEYDWWIYNKDDSKYFQVGILEDKVVTVYAIGNSVNITPYKIGQEVGEIYTMTPIETNISFNYENSSYRFELSEDEINNRPLIQIGDYYAQLYFDKFNGTLSSIRYMDARTLLHLRPYELVYRGELLETQNSVEDSEAIQEGNERQILDMTNVLRKRFELNTVEWDQPTAEVALGHSKDMFDTEDFSHTSEKYGDLEDRLKAGDVFYQVAGENIAAGYSDAPSVMEGWLNSKGHRECLLNDKFTHLGVGVFDKYYTQNFIEKW
- a CDS encoding YlbD family protein, coding for MANKKLHPSVEEFKAFVKENPNVLKEARSGKVTLQELYEDWYLLGPNDARWEGLLDGSTINSTKKEEETSSNRTVWMSNIVDTLKNMDQNQIQGYLANLNQALGTIQGVISQFAPNSGSSGSSASTEQKPSGPFSFRQD
- a CDS encoding YlbE-like family protein; protein product: MRQSIKEYIAQNSELQQFIREQPQWYRQLSRNPNQLEAFEIASLHYYKKTIPDHVQKFSNGVQMASMMVSMFQAMNAQS